The sequence ATATGAATTTGGCGGTGTCGGTGGCGATGGGGTCGAGTGCATTGGTGGCCCTGCTGGTGACGCCGGTGCTGGTGCTCGTCGGCGAATGGTGGGGCCAGCCGATGGACTTGAATTTCAACCTGTTTGAGGTGGTGGCGGTGGCCCTCGCGGTGACGGTGGCCAATATGATTAGCCTGGACGGGCGCTCTAATTGGTTGGAGGGCAGCCTGCTCCTGGCTAGTTACGGGGTGATTGCAGTGGCGTTTTACTACCATCCGGCTTGACGCCTGAGGTGAGAACGGGTTTTACTGGGGCTAGGTTCGCTGAAGAAAAATAACAAAAAATCGGGGTCATGTTCAGACGCGTGTGGTGTGGGGTCGGTCTGACGATTTTATTTCTATGGGCGGGGGATACCATCGCCCAGGCATCGTCACGGGATGACCCGCCTTTACTGAAGGCTGCACCATTGACAGTAGCGCAAGCCCCGCCGTTGGATTTGGACCAGGTCATTTTGGTGGAATCGCTAGAGGTGGTGGGCAGTACGATTCTCACCCCCGAAGACATTGCCCGCTTCATCCAACCGGTGGTGTCGCAGCGGGTGCCGCTCCGGCAAGTTCAGGATGTCGCCGACGCCATTACCCGTTTCTACGTGGACCGGGGGTTTATCACGTCTCGCGCTGTCATCGTGCCGGAGACGATTCCCACAGGGCGTTTGCGCATTGAGGTGATTGAAGGGCGCTTGACAGACATCCAAATCAGCGGCAATCGCCGGTTATTCAGCAGTTACATTCGCGACCGGTTGCAGTTGGCTGCGGGAACACCCTTGAACACGAATGCCCTAGAGGACCAATTGCGCTTGCTGCGGGCGTCGCCGTTTATTGCCAACCTGGAGGCTAGTCTGCGACCAGGGGAAAAACCGGGCGAAAGCCTCCTGGTGGTGCGCATTGAAGAAGACCCTCAACCCTTTGTCCTGTCGTTTGGGATTGATAACTACGTGCCGCCGAGCATTGCCCCCCAGCGGGCCTATCTCTCCTTGGGCTATCAGAACTTGAGTGGCCGCGGCGATGAAATTTTTGGCTCCTATGCGGTGGGGTTGAATTTTACGGATTGGCAACGGGCGGCTCTCAATGAATACACCCTGACGTACCGGGTGCCCTTGAACGCCAAGGATGGGACATTGCAGTTCCGGGCGGTGGTGACGAACAACCAGATCACGGAAAGGGCGTTTGCCGGGTTCAACATCACCGGCGAGTCCCAGTTCTACGAGCTGAGTTTCCGGCAGCCCCTGTTTCGCAGCATCCGGCAGGAATTGGCGCTGTCAGGGGCTTTTGCTTGGCAACAGTCTCAAACGTTTGTTTTCGATGTGATTGGCACCACGAGTCGCACCAGCGTCCTGAAATTCGGGGTGGATTACCTACGGCGCGACCGCAAGGGGGTGTGGTCGGCCCTAGGCCAGTTCAACTGGGGATTGCCCATCCTGGGTGCGACGGACATTCCCGATGGTCCAGGTGGTCTGGTGACCCCGGATGGCCGCTTCTTCAGTTTCCAGGCACAAGGTCAACGGGTGCAGAACTTTGGCAATGACCTGCTGCTGATTCTGCGGGCGGATGCACAAATTGCCGCCAAACCCCTGCTCCCGCAGCACCAGTTCGTTATCGGCGGCGCCCAATCGGTGCGGGGTTACCGGCAAAATGCCCGGGCGGGGGACAACGGGTTTCGCATTTCGGTGGAGTCGCGCATTCCAGCGGCCCGGGATGGCGACGGGCGCGTGATTTTCCAGGTGGCTCCCTTTATTGAGTTTGGGCGGGTGTGGAACAAGCGCAACAACCCGGATCCGCCTCTGCAACCCCAGACGCTGGCGGGTTTGGGAACGGGGCTGCTGTGGAGTCCGGTACCAGGGCTGGACATCCGGTTTGATGCAGCCATCCCCCTGGTGTACAACCGCGACCGGGGCCGAGACGCCCAAGACTACGGCCTTTATTTCAACCTGAACTACCGAGCGTTCTAGTCACCACAGCGCCAGCGTTTGCATCAACCAGAAACCCGCCAACCGCTCGGCTTCGGGATGGGATTGCACCGCCAGGAAGTGCACCCCCTGGGCTTGCTGTTGCTGGGTCTGAAATGTGGGGCCGCCGCTGGCTCTGGCAGCAAACAACCACCGCTCGTCCAGGCCGCTTAAGAGCACCACCTGGTCTCCCGTCACCTGCACCTCCGCCAGTTCCAGCCCACTCATCCAGGCCGCTAGCGCCGTCGCCCGCCCCGAATAAATCACAGCGCCGGGAATCACCGTTTCGTCCGGCAAGTGGATGTACTGCAGCGGCAGCAATTCGCCAAAATCCGCCCACGCGTGCGCTTCCCGGCGAATATCCCCCCACAACAAGGTCGCCCAGGCCCACTTCTGGCCGCGCAGCGCTTCCGGCAATGGTTGGGGCGCAGCCGTAATGCCAGCGGGTGGGGGTGGCGTCGC is a genomic window of Gloeomargarita sp. SKYB120 containing:
- a CDS encoding ShlB/FhaC/HecB family hemolysin secretion/activation protein translates to MFRRVWCGVGLTILFLWAGDTIAQASSRDDPPLLKAAPLTVAQAPPLDLDQVILVESLEVVGSTILTPEDIARFIQPVVSQRVPLRQVQDVADAITRFYVDRGFITSRAVIVPETIPTGRLRIEVIEGRLTDIQISGNRRLFSSYIRDRLQLAAGTPLNTNALEDQLRLLRASPFIANLEASLRPGEKPGESLLVVRIEEDPQPFVLSFGIDNYVPPSIAPQRAYLSLGYQNLSGRGDEIFGSYAVGLNFTDWQRAALNEYTLTYRVPLNAKDGTLQFRAVVTNNQITERAFAGFNITGESQFYELSFRQPLFRSIRQELALSGAFAWQQSQTFVFDVIGTTSRTSVLKFGVDYLRRDRKGVWSALGQFNWGLPILGATDIPDGPGGLVTPDGRFFSFQAQGQRVQNFGNDLLLILRADAQIAAKPLLPQHQFVIGGAQSVRGYRQNARAGDNGFRISVESRIPAARDGDGRVIFQVAPFIEFGRVWNKRNNPDPPLQPQTLAGLGTGLLWSPVPGLDIRFDAAIPLVYNRDRGRDAQDYGLYFNLNYRAF
- a CDS encoding Tab2/Atab2 family RNA-binding protein — its product is MARVVWEVDFYTRPVVDDQGKKLWELLLCDPQGKNQVAQTCPPDQVNSQWLRETLASPVQQHSITHLRSFRAPMLPMLQRACEPLQVTVLPSRRVVALAHWLQERWRHVYSQMPGFQPLATPPPPAGITAAPQPLPEALRGQKWAWATLLWGDIRREAHAWADFGELLPLQYIHLPDETVIPGAVIYSGRATALAAWMSGLELAEVQVTGDQVVLLSGLDERWLFAARASGGPTFQTQQQQAQGVHFLAVQSHPEAERLAGFWLMQTLALW